ACGGCCACGAGGATACGTTCAATCCGCTGGGGCGCAAGCTGGAGATTGCCCTTGCAGATCCGCTTACAGGTATGAAGGCGGTCCAGCATTATCAGTTCTATAACGGGGTGCAGGTGGTGCGCTCCTGGACTGTCCTGCACAATGAAGGCACTGCGGAAGCGGGGGTGGAGTACATCTCCTCGTTTGCCCTGACCGGAGTGGATAAGGAGGGCAGCGGAGACCGCAGCGGCAAAATAGAGCTGAGCCTGGCCCACAGCGGCTGGCAAAGCGAGCTGCAATGGAAGGCGTACAGCCTGCCGGAGCTGGGCATGTCCCATCTGGCCGACCGGGGCTCGAAGCGGATTGCCGCCAGCAATACCGGCTCCTGGTCGGCGGCAGAGCTGCTACCGATGGCGGTGCTGGAGAACAAGGAGAGCGGGGCCAGCCTGTTCTGGCAGATCGAGCATAACGGCTCCTGGCACTGGGAGCTGACCGATCAATACGACCAGCTCACCCTGCTGGCCGGAGGGCCTAACGAGCATGACAACCAATGGTGGCTGAAGCTCGCACCCGGCGAAGCCTTCACTTCTGTACCGGTGGCCGCAGGGGCGGTGCAAGGCGGCTTCCAGGCTGCGGCTGAGCAGCTGACGGCGTACCGGCGGATCATCCGCAGGCCGAATGAGGATAATGAGCTGCTGCGGATTATTTTTAATGACTATATGAACTGCCTGTGGGGCAGCCCGACGACGGAGAAGCTCTTGCCGCTGATCGATGCCGCTGCCGGGGTCGGCTGTGAATACTTCTGCATCGATGCCGGCTGGTATGCCCCCGGTGAGTGGTGGGACGGCGTAGGCGAGTGGGAGCCGTCCGCCGAGCGCTTCCCGGAGGGCATTAAGTTTGTGCTGGATTACATCCGCAGCCAAGGGATGATTCCCGGCTTATGGCTGGAGCTGGAGGTGATGGGAATCAACAGCCCGAAGCTGGCAGAGACCGACGACAGCTGGTTCTTCATGCGCCACGGGAAGCGGGTGAAGGACCGCAGCCGCTATCAGCTCGATTACCGCAGCCCGGCGGTGCGGAAGCATGCCGATGGGGTGATCGCCCGGCTGGTCGAGGAATACGGCGTCGGGTATATCAAGATGGACTACAACATCAATGCCGGAACCGGTACGGAGACGGGAGCGGACAGCTTCGGGGACGGCCTGCTGCAGCATAACCGGGCCTATCTGGCGTGGCTGGACAGCATTTTCGCCCGTTATCCGCAGCTGGTGATCGAGAACTGCTCCAGCGGCGGAATGCGGATGGACTACGCCATGCTGAGCCGCCACAGCATCCAGTCCACCAGCGACCAGGAGGATTATGTGAAGTATGCGGCCATTGCCGCAGGCGCTCCGGCTGCGCTGACCCCGGAGCAGGCAGCCGTCTGGTCGTATCCGCTGCGCGAGGGCGATGATGAAGAGGTCATCTTCAACATGGTCAATGCGCTGCTGCTCCGGGTCCACCAGAGCGGCCATCTGGCCGAGCTGACGCCGGGGCGCCGGGCACTGGTGAAGGAGGCGCTGGATTACTACAAGTCCATCCGTTCCCGGATTCCGCAAGCCTTCGCCTTCTGGCCGCTCGGCCTGCCTGACAGCGGGGGAGACTGGATCAGCCTCGGGCTCCGCCACGGAGACATGCGCTATATTGCGGTGTGGCGGATCGCTGGAGACGCCGCAGAGGTCAAGCTGCCATTGCCCGAGCTTCAGGGACAGGCGGCAGAGGTCCGCTGCGCTTATCCTGCCGGAGCTTACGGAACGGCCTGGAGCTGGGATTCTGCGGCTGGCAGCTTGAGCGTCTCGCTGCCGGCTGGCCGGACCGCACGGCTCTTCGAGCTTCATTCATAGAGAATAACCCGGTGGGGTTATTGCGATTACAGGGGGATTTCAGCGCCTGATTGAGGCTGCTGGAATCCCCTTTATGTGTTAATGAAAGTAATGCACCTGCGCAGCAGACGGCGGGTGTGATAGAAGGACCAGGCCAGCAGGAACCCTACTACCAAGCCATATGGCAGGCTGAGGAGCTCCGGGACAGAATAGGACGGGGTGAGCCTCATCCCTATCGCGCTGAAGCCGAAGGTCCGCAGGAGGCCGGCAATAGGCGCGATGATGGCACATACCAGGCTGCCAACCAGCCATGTGCCCAGCACGGGCAGGGCAAACAGGATAACGAACGCTTTGGACAGATAATTGCGCAGGTAAAGCAATGGGCCAGAAGATGATCTCATTTTATGTACCTCCAGTTTGGTTCATTTGTGTGATTCTGCCTACTTGTGATTGAGGATGAAGGGTCAGATGATCCCGGTAACGGATCTCCCCGATGATACAGCCCGGCCCTATCGTAACATCATGCCCGCATACGAGGTCTGCCCGGGTCCTGTACAGGGTGATACCGGCCCCTTCAATGGTCCCGCAACGCAGCGTCTGGAATGGGCGCATCGGAAGATTCAGCAGCCTGGAAGAAGGGGCTACAGTAATTTCGCCATCGCAGGTCATGTGTCTGATCTTGCACCAGGCACCCAGCTGAATACGGATCGATACCGCACAGGACAGCCGGTCGATTCGCACAGCGCCGTCAGCCCGGAATTCATCCGCGTGTGCTGAGCGGGCTACCGACAAATACCCGTTAGACACTACCCTTACAGCCTTAAGGCTTCCGGTACGCAGACTCCCGAAGCAGTACAGCTCCTGCGCATTGCAGGACTGCGCTACCGAGCATTCTCCCCGGAGCTTCAGCCGCGCTGCCGCCAGCTTCCCGCGGACATGCAGATGTCCAAGCACCTCGACGCTGGCAGCCGTAAGGTCCCCCCGGCAGGTCTGAGAGCCGTAGACCTTCAGCGGCTTCCCGTCTGCCTGGAGCGGATTCAGTGTAGTCATGGAAGAAATCACCGCCAGTTCATATTTATTTTAGTAACTATAATATATAGTAAACGAAATATAAGGCGAATAAAAGACTTTTAATAAAAAGTCACCTTTGGGTGATAGATTACTTGTCCTAAAATCATCTTAAGTGCGGCGCGGAATGTATTCGGTTTTTGACATACAAATGGCCCAGTTGCAGTCGTGAAGCGGAATGTATTCGGTTTTTGACATACAAATGGCCCGGTTGCAGTCGTGGAGCGGAATGTATTCGGTTTTTCGCATACAATTGGCCCGGTCGCAGTCGTGGAGCGGAATGTATTCGGTTTTTCACATACAAATGGCCCAGTTGCAGTCGTGGTGCGGAATGTATTCGGTTTTTGACATACAAATGGCCCAGTTGCAGTCGCGGCGCGGAATGTAATCGGTTTTTCACATACAATTGGCCCGGTTGCAGTCGTGGCGCGGAATGTAATCGGTTTTTCGCATACATCCGGTTCACTTACCCCGCCTCCGCCCATTGAATTCGGTTTTCCACGTACGTACTTGTCTCCTCACTCGTAAATAGCACTTATCCACGGGCTTACGTAAATCATCATTCCCAAACAACAAAAAACTGCACCCCCTCAAGGAGATGCAGTCCAGTCTGAATGATACATTGTGGTCACGAACGGGTAATCCCGCTTATCAGGTTGTCGATCGTTTGCAGGGTCGAGGACATTTTGTCCAGATCAGCTACTGCATAGGTGTCGAATAAGGAGAGGATGCGCTGCCTGCCTTGGGCGGTAAGGGCGATATTGACCACTCTCCGGTCTTCCTTCGTTCGGCTTCGCTCTACATACTCCAGAGCCTCCAGCTTATCGCACATGAAGGATGCGGCACCCGGGGTAATCATCAGCCGTTCTGAAATATCCGTAATGTTGAGGGAGCCGGTAAGCTGCAGCAGGAACATCAGCATAATCTGATTCTGTGACAGCGTATCTTCTTTCCT
This region of Paenibacillus sp. FSL K6-1096 genomic DNA includes:
- a CDS encoding glycoside hydrolase family 36 protein; translated protein: MDSKLIEVAENGLYLTIEVTGQQDVRLLHFGAAPLEAGSIEEKNKAGFRLLELQMTGEDRAEYHGRTHRASYPGLRMVYDGHEDTFNPLGRKLEIALADPLTGMKAVQHYQFYNGVQVVRSWTVLHNEGTAEAGVEYISSFALTGVDKEGSGDRSGKIELSLAHSGWQSELQWKAYSLPELGMSHLADRGSKRIAASNTGSWSAAELLPMAVLENKESGASLFWQIEHNGSWHWELTDQYDQLTLLAGGPNEHDNQWWLKLAPGEAFTSVPVAAGAVQGGFQAAAEQLTAYRRIIRRPNEDNELLRIIFNDYMNCLWGSPTTEKLLPLIDAAAGVGCEYFCIDAGWYAPGEWWDGVGEWEPSAERFPEGIKFVLDYIRSQGMIPGLWLELEVMGINSPKLAETDDSWFFMRHGKRVKDRSRYQLDYRSPAVRKHADGVIARLVEEYGVGYIKMDYNINAGTGTETGADSFGDGLLQHNRAYLAWLDSIFARYPQLVIENCSSGGMRMDYAMLSRHSIQSTSDQEDYVKYAAIAAGAPAALTPEQAAVWSYPLREGDDEEVIFNMVNALLLRVHQSGHLAELTPGRRALVKEALDYYKSIRSRIPQAFAFWPLGLPDSGGDWISLGLRHGDMRYIAVWRIAGDAAEVKLPLPELQGQAAEVRCAYPAGAYGTAWSWDSAAGSLSVSLPAGRTARLFELHS
- a CDS encoding MarR family transcriptional regulator; this translates as MSEEADKEQAIYKVMDYMTSVQQKSQAFIDHITRKEDTLSQNQIMLMFLLQLTGSLNITDISERLMITPGAASFMCDKLEALEYVERSRTKEDRRVVNIALTAQGRQRILSLFDTYAVADLDKMSSTLQTIDNLISGITRS